The window ACTGGCGGCACGCTCACCGGGCAGTTTTGCCAGCCTGAAGCTCCTCAACGAATCGTTCGACGGAATTTACGGCTACTACATCGAGAAAGTGCAGCAACGGCTGGCGATGCTTCTGAATTTCCTTGAGCAGATTTTTCTGTCCGGACTTCTCGTTCGCGGCCTCGCCGGAATCGTGGGGTTCCTGGGAATGGGCACGCGCTCGCTCCATGTGGGCAGCGTGAGCGCCTATGCCTACTGGTTTCTGGTCGGCCTCGTGTTTCTCTGGGGCTATGCGGGTGGCTGGTTTTGATTTCAACGACCCACCTGAAGCTGCTCATCTGTACCAATTGCAACACGCGATAACATGTTGTTAGACCACCTTCTCCTGCTCGCCATAGCCGTGCCGCTGGCGGTAGCCGCTTCGATTTTTGCCGGGATGCCCAAGCGGTATTCGGTGAGGCTGGCGTATCTCGGCTTTGGTGTGCCTGCGTTGATTGCGATTTATGCATGGGTGTCGTTTCCGTCCGGACTGGGAGACAGGTTTGCGTACCTGGCGAGTTATGACACCGGGCTTGGCTCACTGGGCATCAAGCTCACGCTGGGATTGAACGGCATTTCACTCGCCATGTTTGTGCTCGCGGGAGTCGTTGGCCTCGCTGCCGGACTCTATGCGATCCAGTCGGGAGCGGAGCGGCTCAAGATATACCTCGCGCTGCTGCTTGTGATGCACGCCGGTCTGATGGGTACGTTCGCCAGCGTGGACATCTTCTTCTTCTATTTCTTCCACGAACTGGCATTGATTCCGACATTCATCATGGTCGGAACCTGGGGTGGCCGCGACCGCAATTACGCAGCGATGAAGCTGACGATCTACCTTACCCTGGGCGCGATGCTTTCGCTGGTAGGCTTGATAGCCGTGTATGTGCAGAGCGATGCCGGAAGCTTCAGTCTGATCGAGTTGCGGCAGGCGCTTGCGACAATGCCGCTTTCCGCAAGCGCGCAAAAATATGGCTTTGGCCTGCTGATGTTCGGTTTCGGCATTCTGGTTTCCCTGTGGCCCTTTCACACCTGGGCTCCGTTGGGTTACGGAGCGGCGCCAAGCTCCGTTGCGATGCTGCATGCAGGGGTTCTCAAGAAATTCGGGTTGTACGGCCTGGTACAGATAGCGCTGCCTCTCCTTCCTCTTGGAGCCCATCACTGGAGCGGCTGGCTTACGGCACTGGCGCTCTGCAACATTCTCGTGGTCGGCTTCGTGGCCATGGCGCAGCGCGATCTCAAGCAGGTTGTCAGCTACGGATCAGTCATGCACATGGGATATGCCTTTCTTGGAGTTGCCTGCGTGTCCACCACAGGTGCAGGCGGAGCAATCCTGATGATACTGGCCCATGGCTTTTCGGTGGCTCTTTCGTTCCTGCTTGTAACAAGCATTCATCACCGCACCCAGACCTTTGATCTTGGTGGCATGGGTGGACTCGCGCAAAAGGCGCCGGTTCTCGCCGCGTACTTTGTTGCAGCAACGATGGCGACAATCGGCCTTCCGGGGATGGCCAATTTCTGGGGTGAGCTTACGATTTTTGTTGCTGTCTGGAAATTCTCGCCCTGGGCCGCAGTTGGTGCAGTGACTGGAGTTGTCATCACGGCAATCTATGCACTTCGTGCGACTGCCAGGGTGTTTTTTGGACCGCAGTCCGAAGCGCTTCAAAAATCTTCGACATTCGTCCCGATCGTCGACTTGCGCTGGAGTGAACGCATTCCAGCGCTGATCCTCCTGGCGATGCTGCTGTTGGTTGGTTTTTGGCCGAAATCGCTTTCAACCCCGCTCAATGACTCACTTGAGGCGATCTACCCCGCGTTGAAATCGCCTCCAGCGGGAATTACTCGGAAGTAAAGCCCCGCAAGCCACTGGAATTCTCCGTGATGAATCTCGAACTGCTGCAAGCTGCCGCCGCCAAGAACACCTGGGGAGCGATCCTGCCTGAGCTCCTTCTGGGATCGCTTGCCCTGCTCCTGCTGATCCTGGAAATCATCCTTCCAAAGAAGCAGCACACCGCAATTCCGTCGTTGGCGATTCTGGGCCAGGTCGCGATCCTTGTCGTCACGATCGGTGGTTTTCACACCGGTTACTTCGGCAGCGAGACTTTCGGAGGACTTCTCAAGCACACCCTGCACGGTCAGTTCATGCGGGTGTTTCTCCTGATCACTTCGATCCTTGTGTGCATTCTGGGTGCGATGAGCCTGAAGGGGAGGAACGTTCCGCGTGTTGAATTTTTTCACATCGTGACCGTCGTGACGGGAGCGCTCATGCTCCTGGTGCAAAGCAACCACTTCGTGATGCTCTTTGTTGCGCTCGAAACAGTCACAATCGGTTTTTATGTTCTCGTCAGCTATTACCGTTCGAATCCCTTGTCGCTGGAAGCGGGTCTGAAATATCTCGTCATGGGGGCGTTGAGCTCCTCGATCCTGCTCTTCGGAATCGTTTTTCTTTATGGCGTTGCCGGGAATCCGCAGCTGGCTCCCCATGGCGCGGAGTCAGGAGCGATGGAGTTTGGATCGATCAATCGTTTCCTGGCGGATCATCCAGACAATTTCCTCGCGAAAGTTGGCATCGTCCTGGTTCTTGCGGGGATTGCCTTTAAAATCGGGGGCGTCCCGTTTCAGATCTGGATACCGGACGTGTACCAAGGTGCGCCAACACCGGTGACCGCGCTGCTTGCAGTAGGCTCAAAAGCGGCGGGATTTTCTGTCCTGCTTGTCCTTGCCGGCGTTTTCGCTCCGTGCAAGGCGCTGGTGATACCGGTGCTGTCGGTCATGGCTGGTGCGACGATCATCTTCGGCAACCTTGCAGCTCTGACCCAATACAACGTCAAGCGCCTGATCGGACTATCCGGTGTATCTCATGCCGGCTATCTGCTCATTGGTGTCATTGCCGCATATTCTGATTCGACGGCAGTTGGCGCGGTCTACTTTTATCTGCTCGCCTACCTGATCGCCTCATTCGCCGTGTTTGGGGTGATGACGCATGTTTGTGGCGAAAATGATGCGGACCAGGATCTCGAGCATTATGCCGACCTCGTGAAATCACATCCGTTTCTTGCGGTGGTGCTGGCGATCGGACTCGGTTCGCTGGCAGGCATTCCACCGCTGGCCGGATTTATCGGCAAGCTTCTCGTTTTCATCGCGGCATTTCACGCTGGCCTCTACGCTTTGCTCGCGATCGCCATTGCGGGCGTGGTGGTGTCGATCTACTATTACTTTGGCTGGATCAAGGCGGCGATTTTTCCGTCGTGGGGGATTCCGCGTGGCAGTGATGGCATCGTTCCGCAACGACCGCGTCTGCCAGTGGGCTTGGTTTCCAGCCTGACCCTCGGGGCTCTTACGATAGCCTCTGTCGTTCTGGGATTGTACCAAGGCGGACTTGTTCAGTGGCTGTCTTCGCGATAGCCGACCGTCCTGCTGGCAGGTGCGAGGTTCCGTTCCGTTTCCCTCGGAGCTTGGGTGGCGTGAATCGAAAGATTCCCGTGCGATCGCCTTTTTTGGCTGACTCGATGCGAGGCCGTAATGTCTGCTGAACGTGCATGCGCATCACCGGACTCGCATTGGTTCCTCCTCCAAGCGCGGCTGACCTGCCGAAAGTCACGCCAGAGCTGCTGGCATCCGTGCTTGCGCGCTACTCGCGAAGCAATGAGGGTTTGGCCGCCATACTTGAGAAGGTGGATGTGACCCACCCGGATGCCTCGATTGATCGCATCCTGAAGTTCGTCGACTACGGCCATGCATCGATAGGCGGGCTGACAGGCGGCCTGGCTGTTGCCATCGATGATGTTTCGATGTGGCTGGCGTACAAGCTGTTTGAAGTATCACAGATGGCCGATGGTCAGGAATCCTCAACCCGCTACATCACGATGGAGGCGACAAACCTGCCACCTGCGGAGGAACTCGGCATTCCCGGTGACTTGACGCCCCGTTGGGTCGAGCTCATGAAACGCGCGTTTGAGCATTATCACACCGAATTTGCCCGATTGGACAAGCTGGCAGCGCTGGAGCCGCAACGCCTGCGCTTTCCGGTGGGTGCCGCCCCCGGTGTCATCAACCGCATCCGGAAGAACTATGCTCTGGATCGGGCGCGATACTTCATTCCCTTCGCAACCCGGACCAATGTCGGTCTGGTGCAGAGCTCCAGAATGTGGGCTCAGACGGTCAAGCATCTGGACTCATTGCCACATCCGGAGGCACGGCTTGCCGCGCGGCTCATTCGCGATGAGCTGATGAAGCAGTCTCCGCGGCTGCTGAAGCATAGTTTTGCGGATGCATCGTATTCAGAGCAATCCCGTCAGGAGCTGGAGACCAGTCTGCGCCTGGGGCTTGAACGACTTTCCACGAGGCTACTCGCGGACAAGGTTTGGGTGAAGGTTGATCGGGATGCGCCCCCCTGGCTCGCGGAAGATCAGTCAGTGGACCAGTCGCTTCGACACCGCACCAATCGCTACGGTCATCAGGGAACCGCAACACGTCGCATGCGTGTTTCATTTGCGTGGAACAACCTCGCTCTGGCAGAGCTGCGCGATCTCAACCGACATCGGACGGGGAATCGTTATACCCCGTTGATACAAGCTGGATTCTACCTGCCGCCTGACATGACGGACACGGGATGCAGTGGCCTGCTGGAGGATCAAGCCGAATTGACGCATGAACTCATGCAACGGGGCTCACCCGCCTATGTCTACTCGCTGCTCTTGGGCGCACAGACGCCCTTCGAGCACAGCACCCATGCGGACAAGTTCATTTACGAAGCCGAGCTGCGCACCGGCATGGGAGCTCATTTCCGGTATGCCGAACATCTGAGTGCGGCTCTGCGCGAGTTTTTCAAGCAGGTGCCGGAGGCGCAGCAATGGGTGGCGGAAGGCACCGCCGAACCTGAATAGGGGGACACAGTCACGCGTCATGTCCTGGTTCAGCAGACTCGAGAAGCGCCTGGCACCCTATGCGATTCCCCATTTGACGCTGTTCCTAGTGGCCGGGCAGGCCTTCGTCTACCTGACGACAATGCTGGGCCTCCTTGATGAAGGCCGCCTCGTTCTCTATCCCGTCCTCGTGCTGCGAGGTGAGTGGTGGAGGATCTTCACATTTGTAGGCTACCCGCCGGGCGGTCATTGGCTGTTTGTCGCCCTTGCCCTTTACTTCCTGTACTTCACAGGCAATGCGCTCGAGCAGGCGTGGGGTGCCCTTAGGTACAACCTGTTCCTGCTTGTTGGATTTCTTCTGACCGTGGCGGCGGCTTTCGTCACCCCATACGTGGCTGCATCCAATCTCTTTGTGGGTGGCGTCATCTTTCTCGCATTCGCTCACATGTACCCGAACTTCACGATGTACGTGTTCTTCGTACTGCCAGTTCAGATCAAGTGGCTGGCAGTGGTTGCATGGATAGGCTATATCTGGGAATTCGTCGTCGGAGGACCGTCACAGCGTCTGGCGATCACTGCGGCCTTGCTGAATTTCTTCCTATTCATCGGGCGTGACCTTTGGCTCTCGCTCAGGCAGGGCCAGCGGCGACTTCAGACTGAAGCGCGCCGCCATGCCGAGGAGCGGCAGGGCCCGCAAGTGCGGCATCGGTGCTACGTATGTGGAAAGACGAATCTGACGAATCCAGAAATGGACTTCAGGTACTGCTCGAAGTGCGCGGGTGACCAGTGCTATTGTCCCGACCACATCCGCAACCATGTGCACGTTCTGACCGGAAATGATGCGAAACAGTAGGCGCCCTGCAAGAGCCAGCAAGTCGAACGCCGCGATGTTGGATGCCCGGCGGGGTCATTTGGAACGGGTGCGTGGCAGTGTCAGCGCGGACTATGGCAGGGAGAAGCGAACACTCCCCCCTTCCTCACAGCTTGCGACGTTGAACGATTGGCTGGAATTCGCGGCCGAATTGTATGACAGCCATGGACTGGCCCTGGGGCAGATCTCAACCACCGCACATGACGAATCCCTCTACCTATTCCTGCACGCGCTTTCATGGCCGCTCGACGGCGCTGTCTCTCTGCTGAAAAAGCAGCTGGGCCCGCAGCAGCGCACTGCGTTGAGAGCGGTGTTGGAACGGCGGGTGATCGACAGGATTCCGCCCGCATACATCACGCGGGAGGCATGGCTGAATGAACACCGGTTCTACGTGGATGAACGCGTGCTCATCCCGCGAAGCTATTTCCTCGAGATCATACCGCATTCGCTGGAGCAGTGGTTTCCAGATCCAAAACGGGTGAAAGCTGTCGCTGATGTCTGCACAGGATCCGCGTGTCTGGCGATTCTCCTCGCACATCAATTTCCAAGAGCCCGGGTCGATGGGATCGATGTGTCCAAGGATGCGCTCGACGTCGCAAGGATAAACGTCGACAGCCATCGTCTCGGCGAACGAGTGCGCTTGCATCAAAGCGATGTATTCGATGCGGTGGGCCCGCCCAAGGGTGGCTATGATTTGATCATCAGCAACCCCCCCTATGAACCATCGAGGCTTTGCGACCGGCTGCCCTTGGAATTCATGAAGGAACCGCGGCTGGCGCTTGATGGAGGCACCGACGGATTGACGATCATAAGGAAGTTGATCGCACAATCCGCGGAACGACTGGCCTCACATGGCATGTTGTTGATAGAAGTCGGAGGCCTTCAGGAAGCGATGAATCGCGAGTTTGCAGAACTGAATCTCCGATGGCTGGAGTCGGAGGACGAGGCGAATTGCATTTGCGCAATTCAGGCCCGAAACCTGCGCTGACCAGCAGGCTGACGGTCCCGTCAATCGCCTGTTCGGCGCAGATCAATTGAGACAGAATTCTATGAGCGAAGCTTCATCAGAAGATCCTTGGCCTCGACGGTGTCACCGACGCTGACGTTGAGCTCAGCGACAACACCTGAGACAGGTGCGTAAACCGTTGTCTGCATCTTCATTGCCTCCATCATCAGGAGTTTGTCGCCCTTCGCGACCTTGGCTCCCAACGAGACGGACAGTGCCGCAATCAGGCCAGGAATGGGGGCCGCAAGCTGTAGCGGATCAGCAAGGTCGGCTTTCGGCTTGGATTTGCCTTTTACGGCGACCGATCGGTCCGAAATGCTGACCTCCCGAGACATACCGTTGAGGTCAAAATTTAGCGTGCGCCGGCCATCCTTGTCCGGATCTCCGATGCTGACGAGTCTGATGATCAGCACCTTGCCTTCCTCGATCTCAACGCTGATTTCCTCGCCCGGCTTGAGACCATAGAAGAAGGCGGGCGTTGGAAGCACGCTGACATTTCCAAATTCCCTTTGCTGTTTCTGGAACTCAGCGAAAACCTGGGGATACATCAGGTGAGAATACACCTCGTCGGTAGTGAGCTCGCGGCGATATCTCTCACTGAGATCCCTGGAAATCTTCTCGAATTCCGCGGATGCCGTTGCGGCATTCGGCAGGGTGTAAGGTTTGCCGGCCTGAACGAGCGCATTCTGATACCTTGCCTTTGCATCCGTATAGCGGGCTCCACCAAGAATGGCCTTCCATACGGGGTCGGGCCAGCCTCCTTCCGGCCAGCCGAGCCCTCCCATAAGCATGTCGATCACGCTTTCGGGAAATGGCATGGAACCGGGTTCGAGATTCACGATGTCGGCAGGATTGATGCCTCGCGAGAAAAGGAACAGGGCGAGATCACCAACCACCTTGGAGGACGGGGTCACTTTGACGATGTCGCCAAAGAGGGAGTTAACCTCCGCATAGGTTCTGGCAATCTCCGGCCAGCGGTGCGACATGCCCATTGCCGCGGCCTGTTCCTTAAGATTGGTGTACTGGCCGCCGGGCATTTCGTGAAGATAAACCTCAGCCGAGCCCGTGCGCGGTGCCGTGTCGAAGGGTCGGTAGTATTCGCGAACCTGCTCCCAATAGTCGGAAAATGCGTTGGCTTTTTCGAGATCCAACCCGGTGTCGCGCGGTGTATTCTGGAGCGCAGCCACAATTGAATTGAGATTGGGCTGGGCCGTGCTTCCGCTCATTGAGGCCAGAGCGAGGTCGACAACGTTCACACCTGCGTCCGCCGCCCGCAGTATGGACGCGGCGGTTGTTCCGCTTGTGTCGTGCGTGTGAAAGTGAATCGGAATTCCGACCTCCTGGCGGAGGGTCCGGATCAGCTTCTCCGCCGCATAAGGTCGGCAAAGGCCAGCCATGTCCTTGATGGCTAGAATGTGTGCGCCCATCTTCTCGAGCTCCTTGGCGAGACGGACGTAATAGGACAACGAATACTTGTCCCGGCGCGGATTCAGAATGTCGCCGGTGTAGCAGATTGCGGCCTCGCAGACTGCGTGGGTGGATCGCACGGCCTCCATCGCGCCGCGCAGGTTGGGGAGATAGTTCAGCGAGTCGAATATGCGGAAGATATCCATGCCGGCTGCCGCGGCGTGGCGCACGAAGCCCGTGACGACATGGTCGGGGTAGTTTGTGTATCCAACGGCGTTGGCTCCCCGTAGGAGCATCTGCAGGCAGATGTTCGGAACCCGCCGCCGAATTTCACGCAGGCGATCCCATGGGTCCTCATGGAGAAACCGCATTGCGGTGTCGAAGGTGGCGCCACCCCACATTTCGAGAGAGAATAGATTGGGGAGGAAATGGGCGACGCCACTGGCGCAAGCCAGCAGATCATAGCTGCGGACACGCGTCGCCATCAGCGATTGGTGCGCGTCCCGAAAAGTCGTATCTGTTACAAGAAGCGCCTTCTGCCGCACTGTCCAATCCGCAAAGCCCTTGGCGCCGAGTTCGAGCAGTTTCTGACGCGTTCCGTCGGGAGGTGAAACTGAATGATCGTAGGAGGGTGCGGCCGCGCTGGGAAGGGGTTTTTCGGGACGGTACCCTTTTGCGTGCGGGTTTCCATTGACGATGACATTGCCGAGAAAAGTAAGAAGCTTGGTGGCCCGATCCCGGCGCGGCTTGAACGAAAAGAGCTCCGGCGTGGTATCGATCAGCGAAGTCGTCGCCTGCCCGGATCTGAACGTCGGGTGGGCAATCACGTTCTCCAGGAACGGAATGTTGGTCTTGACGCCCCGGATGCGAAACTCGCTGAGGGCGCGACGGGCGCGATTCATTGCGATTTCGTAGCTCTGGCCGCTGGCGATCGCCTTTACGAGAAGGGAGTCGTAGAAGGGAGTGATGACTGCACCAGCGAAACCCATGGCTCCATCAAGACGGACGCCGAAACCGCCAGGCGAGCGATAGGCAAGGATGCGCCCGTAATCGGGGACGAACTTGTTTTCGGGGTCTTCAGTTGTGATGCGGCATTGGATCGCATAGCCATTGCGCGGGACCTGTGATTGCTGGGGCATGCCTACTTCTGGGGAGTGCAGCGAATACCCCTGTGCAATGAGGATCTGTGCCCGAACAAGATCGAGCCCGGTGATAACCTCAGTCACGGTGTGTTCAACCTGGATACGGGGGTTCATCTCGATGAAGAACCACTCGTGGCGGTCAAGGTCGTAGAGGAACTCGATTGTTCCAGCATTGTCGTAGCGTATTTCCTTGGCGATTCGCGCGGCAGCATCGCAAAGCTCGCGGATGACTTCAGTCGGCAGACCGTAGCTCGGGGCGACCTCGACCACTTTTTGATGCCGTCTCTGAATGGAACAGTCACGTTCATGGAGGTGTATCACGTTGCCGTGTTTGTCGCCGAGCACCTGCACCTCGATGTGCTTCGCACGAGAGATGAATTTCTCCAAAAAGACGGCGGGATTTCCGAATGCACGTTCGGCCTCGCCCTGGGCTTCGTCGAGCAGGTTGTCGAGATCGGCTGGCTTGTTAACCACCCGCATGCCACGCCCTCCACCGCCAAACGCAGCCTTGATGATCAGGGGAAACCCAATCGATTTTGCGATCCTGAGGGCCTCTGAGCGTTCTGCGACTGGTGCGTTTGTGCCCGGTAGGACTGGCACCCCGATCCTTTGAGCAAGCGCACGGGCTGCCGTCTTGTCACCCATCATTGCGAGCAGTTCCGGGCGCGGTCCGACAAAAACAATCCCAGCGGTTTCGCATGCTCTCGCAAAGTCGGCATTCTCCGAAAGGAAACCGTAGCCAGGGTGAATCGCATTGACGCCCTTTTCCTTGGCGATCGCGACAATACTCTCAACGTCGAGGTACGCGGCCACCGGGCCCTTTCCTCTTCCAATGAGGTATGCCTCATCCGCCTTGTACCGATGGATGCTGAACCGATCTTCGTGCGCAAAAACGGCCACAGTCCGCATCCCTAATTCAGTACCGGCGCGAAAAATCCTCACCGCAATCTCGCTGCGATTTGCAGCCAAGAGCTTCAGGAAATTGCGTGGCTTGGAGGTCTGTGCGGAACTCTGGGTGGATGAAACGCTCATGTAATCGCTGC of the Opitutaceae bacterium genome contains:
- a CDS encoding NADH-quinone oxidoreductase subunit M, with the translated sequence MLLDHLLLLAIAVPLAVAASIFAGMPKRYSVRLAYLGFGVPALIAIYAWVSFPSGLGDRFAYLASYDTGLGSLGIKLTLGLNGISLAMFVLAGVVGLAAGLYAIQSGAERLKIYLALLLVMHAGLMGTFASVDIFFFYFFHELALIPTFIMVGTWGGRDRNYAAMKLTIYLTLGAMLSLVGLIAVYVQSDAGSFSLIELRQALATMPLSASAQKYGFGLLMFGFGILVSLWPFHTWAPLGYGAAPSSVAMLHAGVLKKFGLYGLVQIALPLLPLGAHHWSGWLTALALCNILVVGFVAMAQRDLKQVVSYGSVMHMGYAFLGVACVSTTGAGGAILMILAHGFSVALSFLLVTSIHHRTQTFDLGGMGGLAQKAPVLAAYFVAATMATIGLPGMANFWGELTIFVAVWKFSPWAAVGAVTGVVITAIYALRATARVFFGPQSEALQKSSTFVPIVDLRWSERIPALILLAMLLLVGFWPKSLSTPLNDSLEAIYPALKSPPAGITRK
- a CDS encoding NADH-quinone oxidoreductase subunit N, which gives rise to MNLELLQAAAAKNTWGAILPELLLGSLALLLLILEIILPKKQHTAIPSLAILGQVAILVVTIGGFHTGYFGSETFGGLLKHTLHGQFMRVFLLITSILVCILGAMSLKGRNVPRVEFFHIVTVVTGALMLLVQSNHFVMLFVALETVTIGFYVLVSYYRSNPLSLEAGLKYLVMGALSSSILLFGIVFLYGVAGNPQLAPHGAESGAMEFGSINRFLADHPDNFLAKVGIVLVLAGIAFKIGGVPFQIWIPDVYQGAPTPVTALLAVGSKAAGFSVLLVLAGVFAPCKALVIPVLSVMAGATIIFGNLAALTQYNVKRLIGLSGVSHAGYLLIGVIAAYSDSTAVGAVYFYLLAYLIASFAVFGVMTHVCGENDADQDLEHYADLVKSHPFLAVVLAIGLGSLAGIPPLAGFIGKLLVFIAAFHAGLYALLAIAIAGVVVSIYYYFGWIKAAIFPSWGIPRGSDGIVPQRPRLPVGLVSSLTLGALTIASVVLGLYQGGLVQWLSSR
- a CDS encoding FAD-dependent thymidylate synthase, with the protein product MRITGLALVPPPSAADLPKVTPELLASVLARYSRSNEGLAAILEKVDVTHPDASIDRILKFVDYGHASIGGLTGGLAVAIDDVSMWLAYKLFEVSQMADGQESSTRYITMEATNLPPAEELGIPGDLTPRWVELMKRAFEHYHTEFARLDKLAALEPQRLRFPVGAAPGVINRIRKNYALDRARYFIPFATRTNVGLVQSSRMWAQTVKHLDSLPHPEARLAARLIRDELMKQSPRLLKHSFADASYSEQSRQELETSLRLGLERLSTRLLADKVWVKVDRDAPPWLAEDQSVDQSLRHRTNRYGHQGTATRRMRVSFAWNNLALAELRDLNRHRTGNRYTPLIQAGFYLPPDMTDTGCSGLLEDQAELTHELMQRGSPAYVYSLLLGAQTPFEHSTHADKFIYEAELRTGMGAHFRYAEHLSAALREFFKQVPEAQQWVAEGTAEPE
- the prmB gene encoding 50S ribosomal protein L3 N(5)-glutamine methyltransferase, which translates into the protein MLDARRGHLERVRGSVSADYGREKRTLPPSSQLATLNDWLEFAAELYDSHGLALGQISTTAHDESLYLFLHALSWPLDGAVSLLKKQLGPQQRTALRAVLERRVIDRIPPAYITREAWLNEHRFYVDERVLIPRSYFLEIIPHSLEQWFPDPKRVKAVADVCTGSACLAILLAHQFPRARVDGIDVSKDALDVARINVDSHRLGERVRLHQSDVFDAVGPPKGGYDLIISNPPYEPSRLCDRLPLEFMKEPRLALDGGTDGLTIIRKLIAQSAERLASHGMLLIEVGGLQEAMNREFAELNLRWLESEDEANCICAIQARNLR
- a CDS encoding pyruvate carboxylase — its product is MSVSSTQSSAQTSKPRNFLKLLAANRSEIAVRIFRAGTELGMRTVAVFAHEDRFSIHRYKADEAYLIGRGKGPVAAYLDVESIVAIAKEKGVNAIHPGYGFLSENADFARACETAGIVFVGPRPELLAMMGDKTAARALAQRIGVPVLPGTNAPVAERSEALRIAKSIGFPLIIKAAFGGGGRGMRVVNKPADLDNLLDEAQGEAERAFGNPAVFLEKFISRAKHIEVQVLGDKHGNVIHLHERDCSIQRRHQKVVEVAPSYGLPTEVIRELCDAAARIAKEIRYDNAGTIEFLYDLDRHEWFFIEMNPRIQVEHTVTEVITGLDLVRAQILIAQGYSLHSPEVGMPQQSQVPRNGYAIQCRITTEDPENKFVPDYGRILAYRSPGGFGVRLDGAMGFAGAVITPFYDSLLVKAIASGQSYEIAMNRARRALSEFRIRGVKTNIPFLENVIAHPTFRSGQATTSLIDTTPELFSFKPRRDRATKLLTFLGNVIVNGNPHAKGYRPEKPLPSAAAPSYDHSVSPPDGTRQKLLELGAKGFADWTVRQKALLVTDTTFRDAHQSLMATRVRSYDLLACASGVAHFLPNLFSLEMWGGATFDTAMRFLHEDPWDRLREIRRRVPNICLQMLLRGANAVGYTNYPDHVVTGFVRHAAAAGMDIFRIFDSLNYLPNLRGAMEAVRSTHAVCEAAICYTGDILNPRRDKYSLSYYVRLAKELEKMGAHILAIKDMAGLCRPYAAEKLIRTLRQEVGIPIHFHTHDTSGTTAASILRAADAGVNVVDLALASMSGSTAQPNLNSIVAALQNTPRDTGLDLEKANAFSDYWEQVREYYRPFDTAPRTGSAEVYLHEMPGGQYTNLKEQAAAMGMSHRWPEIARTYAEVNSLFGDIVKVTPSSKVVGDLALFLFSRGINPADIVNLEPGSMPFPESVIDMLMGGLGWPEGGWPDPVWKAILGGARYTDAKARYQNALVQAGKPYTLPNAATASAEFEKISRDLSERYRRELTTDEVYSHLMYPQVFAEFQKQQREFGNVSVLPTPAFFYGLKPGEEISVEIEEGKVLIIRLVSIGDPDKDGRRTLNFDLNGMSREVSISDRSVAVKGKSKPKADLADPLQLAAPIPGLIAALSVSLGAKVAKGDKLLMMEAMKMQTTVYAPVSGVVAELNVSVGDTVEAKDLLMKLRS